A single Kwoniella bestiolae CBS 10118 chromosome 8, complete sequence DNA region contains:
- a CDS encoding mitochondrial 54S ribosomal protein uL6m, producing MSFSSSSSIARRQLHSCAIQRSHIGKVPIAVPASVTLSLPPSSPSNLPPTSSSSQNQRIFSVTGPLGSASIPIPPSVILTPPSSTSPSISVSVRDPTVKTQRSVWGLTRTLISNAVTGVSTGFNLEVRLVGVGYRAAIEPIPPVFLELAKQRNPLSAESLPRERLNIKLGFAHPVLIDIPSDIKATVPAPTKIVLSGTDKQELGQFAATIRQWRKPEPYRGKGIFVGDETIKLKEIKKK from the exons ATGTCATTCAGCAGCTCAAGCTCCATCGCTAGACGACAGCTGCATTCTTGTGCTATTCAACGCTCTCACATCGGCAAGGTACCAATCGCTGTACCCGCTTCAGTAactctctcccttcccccctcatctccctcgaacctccctccaacatcttcttcatctcaaaACCAACGCATATTCTCCGTTACCGGTCCTCTTGGATCCGCCTCGATACCCATCCCGCCTTCTGTCATTCTTACACCCCCTTCgtcaacctctccctcaatctcTGTCTCCGTGCGCGATCCAACAGTCAAAACTCAACGAAGCGTTTGGGGCTTGACACGTACTCTCATCAGCAATGCCGTTACTGGCGTATCCACTGGCTTCAACCTCGAAGTCAGGCTGGTCGGTGTAGGATATAGAGCAGCAATTGAACCAATCCCTCCCGTCTTTCTCGAACTAGCCAAACAACGTAACCCCCTTTCTGCCGAATCCTTACCTCGCGAAAGATTGAACATCAAGCTCGGTTTCGCTCATCCAGTCCTCATTGATATACCTTCTGACATCAAAGCTACCGTCCCTGCACCAACAAAGATCGTCTTGAGTGGTACCGACAAGCAGGAGCTGGGTCAATTTGCAGCTACCATCAGGCAATGGAGAAAACCCGAGCCATATCgaggaaag GGTATATTCGTCGGCGATGAGACTATCAAActcaaggagatcaagaagaagtag